A genomic window from Glycine max cultivar Williams 82 chromosome 17, Glycine_max_v4.0, whole genome shotgun sequence includes:
- the LOC100817798 gene encoding uncharacterized protein isoform X6: protein MSLNSKHMNLLRPSSPPPTDSSFIRIFLITATVPLFHGSYVQKQGMWRDCSPREGASGPITKDEQEVAETLYALAGMFPHNASNHNSTDLDGKFLPDNSSVLQDLEDNASAAALQDSILASATAPVASPSYHESSAGEASKISWLNEAVGQKQPDFPESATLLMPSHSTSLTINLQTMPVAAKRENSNKVALHDSELCLAMGLNMPKLSRISQVERKTDVAFEAVRDVDCKQQQHLIKEQKGNGLALWPGLSPVAPAGQAYLQSSATKAPDWLEAAIRASKMDSMETSTCSSRGSIFIPKRSWKKCAAHVHISHIIKSLEVPKTQVFKETEFFECHQMREHEGPKRGVLLKVHSSNEMKNGITSTVRNPHESKNIILRQQCHYRNISQAAPTPVVQYGHQKQQNFNFLSLSAGSNGLKLENNYNKIGSMLEPLSKLQVPYLQSLAPLHGGIPIPAVQRQYASTSYLDQLSVAGPEVRLQQPHYFGNPLYGTHYGSTVSHKQQEHQSFWGVQQAEQGRSTVNFNILRTQYPNWQSGRHDSSALSPCAQAILPCSPASQEIFGSKITSISGQQKQLLAPFQDKWTRPSSSPFIM from the exons ATGTCTCTGAACAGCAAACACATGAACCTTCTTCGACCGTCATCGCCACCACCAACAGATTCAAGCTTCATAAGAAT TTTTTTAATAACTGCAACGGTGCCTCTGTTCCACGGAAGCTACGTTCAG AAACAAGGAATGTGGCGTGACTGTTCCCCTAGAGAAGGAGCTTCTGGGCCCATCACAAAAGATGAGCAAGAGGTTGCGGAGACTCTCTATGCCTTGGCTGGAATGTTCCCTCACAATGCCTCCAATCATAATAGTACGGATTTAGATGGCAAATTTTTGCCAGATAATTCATCAGTTTTGCAAGACTTGGAGGATAATGCGAGTGCTGCTGCTCTTCAAG ATTCTATTCTAGCCTCAGCAACTGCTCCTGTTGCAAGTCCTAGTTATCATGAAAGTTCAGCTGGAGAAGCTTCAAAAATCAGTTGGTTGAATGAAGCTGTTGGTCAAAAACAACCTGATTTTCCTGAGAGTGCAACGCTCTTGATGCCATCTCATAGCACTTCTCTAACAATAAATCTTCAGACCATGCCTGTGGCGGCTAAGCGTGAAAATAGCAACAAAGTTGCATTGCATGACTCTGAGTTATGTCTAGCAATGGG ATTAAATATGCCCAAACTATCACGGATTTCTCAAGTTGAGAGGAAAACAGATGTGGCGTTTGAGGCG GTAAGAGACGTCGATTGTAAGCAACAACAGCATTTGATCAAGGAACAAAAAGGAAATG GCCTTGCATTATGGCCAGGCTTGTCTCCAGTGGCACCAGCAGGCCAGGCTTATCTGCA GTCTTCTGCTACTAAGGCTCCTGATTGGCTGGAAGCTGCAATCCGTGCCTCGAAAATGGATTCAATGGAAACTTCAACTTGTTCTTCTAGGGGGAGT ATCTTTATTCCTAAAAGATCATGGAAGAAGTGTGCAGCTCATGTTCACATCAGTCATATAATCAAGAGTCTAGAGGTGCCAAAAACACAGGTTTTCAAAGAAACTGAGTTTTTTGAATGTCATCAAATGAGAGAACATGAAGGACCAAAGCGTGGAGTTCTTTTAAAAGTACACAGCTCAAACGAAATGAAAAATGGAATCACTTCTACTGTGAGGAATCCACATGAAAGTAAGAATATTATTCTTCGGCAGCAATGCCATTATCGAAACATATCACAGGCTGCTCCAACACCTGTGGTACAGTATGGCCATCAAAAGCAGCAA AATTTCAACTTCTTGTCCTTGTCAGCAGGAAGTAATGGGTTAAAGCtcgaaaataattataataaaataggaAGTATGTTGGAACCATTATCAAAATTGCAAGTGCCTTATTTACAGTCACTAGCACCTCTGCATGGGGGCATACCAATTCCTGCTGTTCAGAGACAGTATGCCTCAACTTCTTACCTTGATCAGCTTTCTGTTGCAGGACCAGAG GTTCGGTTGCAGCAACCTCATTATTTTGGTAACCCGTTATACGGAACTCATTATGGTTCAACAGTCTCACATAAACAACAAGAGCACCAAAGCTTCTGGGGGGTGCAACAAGCAGAACAAGGTAGGTCTACagtaaatttcaatattttgaggACTCAATATCCTAATTGGCAAAGTGGAAGGCATGACTCTTCTGCATTGAGTCCATGTGCCCAAGCCATCCTTCCTTGTTCCCCTGCATCACAAGAAATATTTGGATCCAAGATCACTTCAATCTCTGGGCAACAGAAGCAGCTACTTGCCCCCTTCCAAGACAAATGGACTAGACCTTCGTCATCTCCCTTCATTATGTGA
- the LOC100817798 gene encoding uncharacterized protein isoform X4, whose protein sequence is MDKAPTKVRRGSSAFSNANKRRHKHKLFGVLSRGDLRFSKKEKVRSLSAVGTPSSTFQMACINVSEQQTHEPSSTVIATTNRFKLHKNFFNNCNGASVPRKLRSEKLKHTMHGIESLKKESLKKSKVSVKQGMWRDCSPREGASGPITKDEQEVAETLYALAGMFPHNASNHNSTDLDGKFLPDNSSVLQDLEDNASAAALQDSILASATAPVASPSYHESSAGEASKISWLNEAVGQKQPDFPESATLLMPSHSTSLTINLQTMPVAAKRENSNKVALHDSELCLAMGLNMPKLSRISQVERKTDVAFEAVRDVDCKQQQHLIKEQKGNGLALWPGLSPVAPAGQAYLQSSATKAPDWLEAAIRASKMDSMETSTCSSRGSIFIPKRSWKKCAAHVHISHIIKSLEVPKTQVFKETEFFECHQMREHEGPKRGVLLKVHSSNEMKNGITSTVRNPHESKNIILRQQCHYRNISQAAPTPVVQYGHQKQQNFNFLSLSAGSNGLKLENNYNKIGSMLEPLSKLQVPYLQSLAPLHGGIPIPAVQRQYASTSYLDQLSVAGPEVRLQQPHYFGNPLYGTHYGSTVSHKQQEHQSFWGVQQAEQGRSTVNFNILRTQYPNWQSGRHDSSALSPCAQAILPCSPASQEIFGSKITSISGQQKQLLAPFQDKWTRPSSSPFIM, encoded by the exons ATGGACAAGGCTCCAACAAAAGTGAGGCGTGGAAGCAGTGCGTTCTCAAACGCCAACAAGCGACGACACAAACACAAACTCTTCGGTG TTTTGAGCCGTGGGGACCTTCGATTCTCGAAGAAGGAAAAGGTGAGAAGCTTGAGTGCGGTCGGAACGCCGTCGTCGACCTTCCAAATGGCTTGTATTAATGTCTCTGAACAGCAAACACATGAACCTTCTTCGACCGTCATCGCCACCACCAACAGATTCAAGCTTCATAAGAAT TTTTTTAATAACTGCAACGGTGCCTCTGTTCCACGGAAGCTACGTTCAG AAAAGTTGAAGCATACGATGCATGGAATAGAATCTCTCAAAAAGGAAAGTCTAAAGAAGTCCAAAGTGAGTGTT AAACAAGGAATGTGGCGTGACTGTTCCCCTAGAGAAGGAGCTTCTGGGCCCATCACAAAAGATGAGCAAGAGGTTGCGGAGACTCTCTATGCCTTGGCTGGAATGTTCCCTCACAATGCCTCCAATCATAATAGTACGGATTTAGATGGCAAATTTTTGCCAGATAATTCATCAGTTTTGCAAGACTTGGAGGATAATGCGAGTGCTGCTGCTCTTCAAG ATTCTATTCTAGCCTCAGCAACTGCTCCTGTTGCAAGTCCTAGTTATCATGAAAGTTCAGCTGGAGAAGCTTCAAAAATCAGTTGGTTGAATGAAGCTGTTGGTCAAAAACAACCTGATTTTCCTGAGAGTGCAACGCTCTTGATGCCATCTCATAGCACTTCTCTAACAATAAATCTTCAGACCATGCCTGTGGCGGCTAAGCGTGAAAATAGCAACAAAGTTGCATTGCATGACTCTGAGTTATGTCTAGCAATGGG ATTAAATATGCCCAAACTATCACGGATTTCTCAAGTTGAGAGGAAAACAGATGTGGCGTTTGAGGCG GTAAGAGACGTCGATTGTAAGCAACAACAGCATTTGATCAAGGAACAAAAAGGAAATG GCCTTGCATTATGGCCAGGCTTGTCTCCAGTGGCACCAGCAGGCCAGGCTTATCTGCA GTCTTCTGCTACTAAGGCTCCTGATTGGCTGGAAGCTGCAATCCGTGCCTCGAAAATGGATTCAATGGAAACTTCAACTTGTTCTTCTAGGGGGAGT ATCTTTATTCCTAAAAGATCATGGAAGAAGTGTGCAGCTCATGTTCACATCAGTCATATAATCAAGAGTCTAGAGGTGCCAAAAACACAGGTTTTCAAAGAAACTGAGTTTTTTGAATGTCATCAAATGAGAGAACATGAAGGACCAAAGCGTGGAGTTCTTTTAAAAGTACACAGCTCAAACGAAATGAAAAATGGAATCACTTCTACTGTGAGGAATCCACATGAAAGTAAGAATATTATTCTTCGGCAGCAATGCCATTATCGAAACATATCACAGGCTGCTCCAACACCTGTGGTACAGTATGGCCATCAAAAGCAGCAA AATTTCAACTTCTTGTCCTTGTCAGCAGGAAGTAATGGGTTAAAGCtcgaaaataattataataaaataggaAGTATGTTGGAACCATTATCAAAATTGCAAGTGCCTTATTTACAGTCACTAGCACCTCTGCATGGGGGCATACCAATTCCTGCTGTTCAGAGACAGTATGCCTCAACTTCTTACCTTGATCAGCTTTCTGTTGCAGGACCAGAG GTTCGGTTGCAGCAACCTCATTATTTTGGTAACCCGTTATACGGAACTCATTATGGTTCAACAGTCTCACATAAACAACAAGAGCACCAAAGCTTCTGGGGGGTGCAACAAGCAGAACAAGGTAGGTCTACagtaaatttcaatattttgaggACTCAATATCCTAATTGGCAAAGTGGAAGGCATGACTCTTCTGCATTGAGTCCATGTGCCCAAGCCATCCTTCCTTGTTCCCCTGCATCACAAGAAATATTTGGATCCAAGATCACTTCAATCTCTGGGCAACAGAAGCAGCTACTTGCCCCCTTCCAAGACAAATGGACTAGACCTTCGTCATCTCCCTTCATTATGTGA
- the LOC100817798 gene encoding uncharacterized protein isoform X1: MDKAPTKVRRGSSAFSNANKRRHKHKLFGVLSRGDLRFSKKEKVRSLSAVGTPSSTFQMACINVSEQQTHEPSSTVIATTNRFKLHKNFFNNCNGASVPRKLRSVTKKRGRESMLLDSEKLKHTMHGIESLKKESLKKSKVSVKQGMWRDCSPREGASGPITKDEQEVAETLYALAGMFPHNASNHNSTDLDGKFLPDNSSVLQDLEDNASAAALQDSILASATAPVASPSYHESSAGEASKISWLNEAVGQKQPDFPESATLLMPSHSTSLTINLQTMPVAAKRENSNKVALHDSELCLAMGLNMPKLSRISQVERKTDVAFEAVRDVDCKQQQHLIKEQKGNGLALWPGLSPVAPAGQAYLQSSATKAPDWLEAAIRASKMDSMETSTCSSRGSIFIPKRSWKKCAAHVHISHIIKSLEVPKTQVFKETEFFECHQMREHEGPKRGVLLKVHSSNEMKNGITSTVRNPHESKNIILRQQCHYRNISQAAPTPVVQYGHQKQQNFNFLSLSAGSNGLKLENNYNKIGSMLEPLSKLQVPYLQSLAPLHGGIPIPAVQRQYASTSYLDQLSVAGPEVRLQQPHYFGNPLYGTHYGSTVSHKQQEHQSFWGVQQAEQGRSTVNFNILRTQYPNWQSGRHDSSALSPCAQAILPCSPASQEIFGSKITSISGQQKQLLAPFQDKWTRPSSSPFIM; this comes from the exons ATGGACAAGGCTCCAACAAAAGTGAGGCGTGGAAGCAGTGCGTTCTCAAACGCCAACAAGCGACGACACAAACACAAACTCTTCGGTG TTTTGAGCCGTGGGGACCTTCGATTCTCGAAGAAGGAAAAGGTGAGAAGCTTGAGTGCGGTCGGAACGCCGTCGTCGACCTTCCAAATGGCTTGTATTAATGTCTCTGAACAGCAAACACATGAACCTTCTTCGACCGTCATCGCCACCACCAACAGATTCAAGCTTCATAAGAAT TTTTTTAATAACTGCAACGGTGCCTCTGTTCCACGGAAGCTACGTTCAG TGACGAAAAAACGGGGTCGCGAATCCATGTTACTTGATTCAGAAAAGTTGAAGCATACGATGCATGGAATAGAATCTCTCAAAAAGGAAAGTCTAAAGAAGTCCAAAGTGAGTGTT AAACAAGGAATGTGGCGTGACTGTTCCCCTAGAGAAGGAGCTTCTGGGCCCATCACAAAAGATGAGCAAGAGGTTGCGGAGACTCTCTATGCCTTGGCTGGAATGTTCCCTCACAATGCCTCCAATCATAATAGTACGGATTTAGATGGCAAATTTTTGCCAGATAATTCATCAGTTTTGCAAGACTTGGAGGATAATGCGAGTGCTGCTGCTCTTCAAG ATTCTATTCTAGCCTCAGCAACTGCTCCTGTTGCAAGTCCTAGTTATCATGAAAGTTCAGCTGGAGAAGCTTCAAAAATCAGTTGGTTGAATGAAGCTGTTGGTCAAAAACAACCTGATTTTCCTGAGAGTGCAACGCTCTTGATGCCATCTCATAGCACTTCTCTAACAATAAATCTTCAGACCATGCCTGTGGCGGCTAAGCGTGAAAATAGCAACAAAGTTGCATTGCATGACTCTGAGTTATGTCTAGCAATGGG ATTAAATATGCCCAAACTATCACGGATTTCTCAAGTTGAGAGGAAAACAGATGTGGCGTTTGAGGCG GTAAGAGACGTCGATTGTAAGCAACAACAGCATTTGATCAAGGAACAAAAAGGAAATG GCCTTGCATTATGGCCAGGCTTGTCTCCAGTGGCACCAGCAGGCCAGGCTTATCTGCA GTCTTCTGCTACTAAGGCTCCTGATTGGCTGGAAGCTGCAATCCGTGCCTCGAAAATGGATTCAATGGAAACTTCAACTTGTTCTTCTAGGGGGAGT ATCTTTATTCCTAAAAGATCATGGAAGAAGTGTGCAGCTCATGTTCACATCAGTCATATAATCAAGAGTCTAGAGGTGCCAAAAACACAGGTTTTCAAAGAAACTGAGTTTTTTGAATGTCATCAAATGAGAGAACATGAAGGACCAAAGCGTGGAGTTCTTTTAAAAGTACACAGCTCAAACGAAATGAAAAATGGAATCACTTCTACTGTGAGGAATCCACATGAAAGTAAGAATATTATTCTTCGGCAGCAATGCCATTATCGAAACATATCACAGGCTGCTCCAACACCTGTGGTACAGTATGGCCATCAAAAGCAGCAA AATTTCAACTTCTTGTCCTTGTCAGCAGGAAGTAATGGGTTAAAGCtcgaaaataattataataaaataggaAGTATGTTGGAACCATTATCAAAATTGCAAGTGCCTTATTTACAGTCACTAGCACCTCTGCATGGGGGCATACCAATTCCTGCTGTTCAGAGACAGTATGCCTCAACTTCTTACCTTGATCAGCTTTCTGTTGCAGGACCAGAG GTTCGGTTGCAGCAACCTCATTATTTTGGTAACCCGTTATACGGAACTCATTATGGTTCAACAGTCTCACATAAACAACAAGAGCACCAAAGCTTCTGGGGGGTGCAACAAGCAGAACAAGGTAGGTCTACagtaaatttcaatattttgaggACTCAATATCCTAATTGGCAAAGTGGAAGGCATGACTCTTCTGCATTGAGTCCATGTGCCCAAGCCATCCTTCCTTGTTCCCCTGCATCACAAGAAATATTTGGATCCAAGATCACTTCAATCTCTGGGCAACAGAAGCAGCTACTTGCCCCCTTCCAAGACAAATGGACTAGACCTTCGTCATCTCCCTTCATTATGTGA
- the LOC100817798 gene encoding uncharacterized protein isoform X3, with protein MDKAPTKVRRGSSAFSNANKRRHKHKLFGVLSRGDLRFSKKEKVRSLSAVGTPSSTFQMACINVSEQQTHEPSSTVIATTNRFKLHKNFFNNCNGASVPRKLRSVTKKRGRESMLLDSEKLKHTMHGIESLKKESLKKSKKQGMWRDCSPREGASGPITKDEQEVAETLYALAGMFPHNASNHNSTDLDGKFLPDNSSVLQDLEDNASAAALQDSILASATAPVASPSYHESSAGEASKISWLNEAVGQKQPDFPESATLLMPSHSTSLTINLQTMPVAAKRENSNKVALHDSELCLAMGLNMPKLSRISQVERKTDVAFEAVRDVDCKQQQHLIKEQKGNGLALWPGLSPVAPAGQAYLQSSATKAPDWLEAAIRASKMDSMETSTCSSRGSIFIPKRSWKKCAAHVHISHIIKSLEVPKTQVFKETEFFECHQMREHEGPKRGVLLKVHSSNEMKNGITSTVRNPHESKNIILRQQCHYRNISQAAPTPVVQYGHQKQQNFNFLSLSAGSNGLKLENNYNKIGSMLEPLSKLQVPYLQSLAPLHGGIPIPAVQRQYASTSYLDQLSVAGPEVRLQQPHYFGNPLYGTHYGSTVSHKQQEHQSFWGVQQAEQGRSTVNFNILRTQYPNWQSGRHDSSALSPCAQAILPCSPASQEIFGSKITSISGQQKQLLAPFQDKWTRPSSSPFIM; from the exons ATGGACAAGGCTCCAACAAAAGTGAGGCGTGGAAGCAGTGCGTTCTCAAACGCCAACAAGCGACGACACAAACACAAACTCTTCGGTG TTTTGAGCCGTGGGGACCTTCGATTCTCGAAGAAGGAAAAGGTGAGAAGCTTGAGTGCGGTCGGAACGCCGTCGTCGACCTTCCAAATGGCTTGTATTAATGTCTCTGAACAGCAAACACATGAACCTTCTTCGACCGTCATCGCCACCACCAACAGATTCAAGCTTCATAAGAAT TTTTTTAATAACTGCAACGGTGCCTCTGTTCCACGGAAGCTACGTTCAG TGACGAAAAAACGGGGTCGCGAATCCATGTTACTTGATTCAGAAAAGTTGAAGCATACGATGCATGGAATAGAATCTCTCAAAAAGGAAAGTCTAAAGAAGTCCAAA AAACAAGGAATGTGGCGTGACTGTTCCCCTAGAGAAGGAGCTTCTGGGCCCATCACAAAAGATGAGCAAGAGGTTGCGGAGACTCTCTATGCCTTGGCTGGAATGTTCCCTCACAATGCCTCCAATCATAATAGTACGGATTTAGATGGCAAATTTTTGCCAGATAATTCATCAGTTTTGCAAGACTTGGAGGATAATGCGAGTGCTGCTGCTCTTCAAG ATTCTATTCTAGCCTCAGCAACTGCTCCTGTTGCAAGTCCTAGTTATCATGAAAGTTCAGCTGGAGAAGCTTCAAAAATCAGTTGGTTGAATGAAGCTGTTGGTCAAAAACAACCTGATTTTCCTGAGAGTGCAACGCTCTTGATGCCATCTCATAGCACTTCTCTAACAATAAATCTTCAGACCATGCCTGTGGCGGCTAAGCGTGAAAATAGCAACAAAGTTGCATTGCATGACTCTGAGTTATGTCTAGCAATGGG ATTAAATATGCCCAAACTATCACGGATTTCTCAAGTTGAGAGGAAAACAGATGTGGCGTTTGAGGCG GTAAGAGACGTCGATTGTAAGCAACAACAGCATTTGATCAAGGAACAAAAAGGAAATG GCCTTGCATTATGGCCAGGCTTGTCTCCAGTGGCACCAGCAGGCCAGGCTTATCTGCA GTCTTCTGCTACTAAGGCTCCTGATTGGCTGGAAGCTGCAATCCGTGCCTCGAAAATGGATTCAATGGAAACTTCAACTTGTTCTTCTAGGGGGAGT ATCTTTATTCCTAAAAGATCATGGAAGAAGTGTGCAGCTCATGTTCACATCAGTCATATAATCAAGAGTCTAGAGGTGCCAAAAACACAGGTTTTCAAAGAAACTGAGTTTTTTGAATGTCATCAAATGAGAGAACATGAAGGACCAAAGCGTGGAGTTCTTTTAAAAGTACACAGCTCAAACGAAATGAAAAATGGAATCACTTCTACTGTGAGGAATCCACATGAAAGTAAGAATATTATTCTTCGGCAGCAATGCCATTATCGAAACATATCACAGGCTGCTCCAACACCTGTGGTACAGTATGGCCATCAAAAGCAGCAA AATTTCAACTTCTTGTCCTTGTCAGCAGGAAGTAATGGGTTAAAGCtcgaaaataattataataaaataggaAGTATGTTGGAACCATTATCAAAATTGCAAGTGCCTTATTTACAGTCACTAGCACCTCTGCATGGGGGCATACCAATTCCTGCTGTTCAGAGACAGTATGCCTCAACTTCTTACCTTGATCAGCTTTCTGTTGCAGGACCAGAG GTTCGGTTGCAGCAACCTCATTATTTTGGTAACCCGTTATACGGAACTCATTATGGTTCAACAGTCTCACATAAACAACAAGAGCACCAAAGCTTCTGGGGGGTGCAACAAGCAGAACAAGGTAGGTCTACagtaaatttcaatattttgaggACTCAATATCCTAATTGGCAAAGTGGAAGGCATGACTCTTCTGCATTGAGTCCATGTGCCCAAGCCATCCTTCCTTGTTCCCCTGCATCACAAGAAATATTTGGATCCAAGATCACTTCAATCTCTGGGCAACAGAAGCAGCTACTTGCCCCCTTCCAAGACAAATGGACTAGACCTTCGTCATCTCCCTTCATTATGTGA
- the LOC100817798 gene encoding uncharacterized protein isoform X5, with protein sequence MDKAPTKVRRGSSAFSNANKRRHKHKLFGVLSRGDLRFSKKEKVRSLSAVGTPSSTFQMACINVSEQQTHEPSSTVIATTNRFKLHKNFFNNCNGASVPRKLRSEKLKHTMHGIESLKKESLKKSKKQGMWRDCSPREGASGPITKDEQEVAETLYALAGMFPHNASNHNSTDLDGKFLPDNSSVLQDLEDNASAAALQDSILASATAPVASPSYHESSAGEASKISWLNEAVGQKQPDFPESATLLMPSHSTSLTINLQTMPVAAKRENSNKVALHDSELCLAMGLNMPKLSRISQVERKTDVAFEAVRDVDCKQQQHLIKEQKGNGLALWPGLSPVAPAGQAYLQSSATKAPDWLEAAIRASKMDSMETSTCSSRGSIFIPKRSWKKCAAHVHISHIIKSLEVPKTQVFKETEFFECHQMREHEGPKRGVLLKVHSSNEMKNGITSTVRNPHESKNIILRQQCHYRNISQAAPTPVVQYGHQKQQNFNFLSLSAGSNGLKLENNYNKIGSMLEPLSKLQVPYLQSLAPLHGGIPIPAVQRQYASTSYLDQLSVAGPEVRLQQPHYFGNPLYGTHYGSTVSHKQQEHQSFWGVQQAEQGRSTVNFNILRTQYPNWQSGRHDSSALSPCAQAILPCSPASQEIFGSKITSISGQQKQLLAPFQDKWTRPSSSPFIM encoded by the exons ATGGACAAGGCTCCAACAAAAGTGAGGCGTGGAAGCAGTGCGTTCTCAAACGCCAACAAGCGACGACACAAACACAAACTCTTCGGTG TTTTGAGCCGTGGGGACCTTCGATTCTCGAAGAAGGAAAAGGTGAGAAGCTTGAGTGCGGTCGGAACGCCGTCGTCGACCTTCCAAATGGCTTGTATTAATGTCTCTGAACAGCAAACACATGAACCTTCTTCGACCGTCATCGCCACCACCAACAGATTCAAGCTTCATAAGAAT TTTTTTAATAACTGCAACGGTGCCTCTGTTCCACGGAAGCTACGTTCAG AAAAGTTGAAGCATACGATGCATGGAATAGAATCTCTCAAAAAGGAAAGTCTAAAGAAGTCCAAA AAACAAGGAATGTGGCGTGACTGTTCCCCTAGAGAAGGAGCTTCTGGGCCCATCACAAAAGATGAGCAAGAGGTTGCGGAGACTCTCTATGCCTTGGCTGGAATGTTCCCTCACAATGCCTCCAATCATAATAGTACGGATTTAGATGGCAAATTTTTGCCAGATAATTCATCAGTTTTGCAAGACTTGGAGGATAATGCGAGTGCTGCTGCTCTTCAAG ATTCTATTCTAGCCTCAGCAACTGCTCCTGTTGCAAGTCCTAGTTATCATGAAAGTTCAGCTGGAGAAGCTTCAAAAATCAGTTGGTTGAATGAAGCTGTTGGTCAAAAACAACCTGATTTTCCTGAGAGTGCAACGCTCTTGATGCCATCTCATAGCACTTCTCTAACAATAAATCTTCAGACCATGCCTGTGGCGGCTAAGCGTGAAAATAGCAACAAAGTTGCATTGCATGACTCTGAGTTATGTCTAGCAATGGG ATTAAATATGCCCAAACTATCACGGATTTCTCAAGTTGAGAGGAAAACAGATGTGGCGTTTGAGGCG GTAAGAGACGTCGATTGTAAGCAACAACAGCATTTGATCAAGGAACAAAAAGGAAATG GCCTTGCATTATGGCCAGGCTTGTCTCCAGTGGCACCAGCAGGCCAGGCTTATCTGCA GTCTTCTGCTACTAAGGCTCCTGATTGGCTGGAAGCTGCAATCCGTGCCTCGAAAATGGATTCAATGGAAACTTCAACTTGTTCTTCTAGGGGGAGT ATCTTTATTCCTAAAAGATCATGGAAGAAGTGTGCAGCTCATGTTCACATCAGTCATATAATCAAGAGTCTAGAGGTGCCAAAAACACAGGTTTTCAAAGAAACTGAGTTTTTTGAATGTCATCAAATGAGAGAACATGAAGGACCAAAGCGTGGAGTTCTTTTAAAAGTACACAGCTCAAACGAAATGAAAAATGGAATCACTTCTACTGTGAGGAATCCACATGAAAGTAAGAATATTATTCTTCGGCAGCAATGCCATTATCGAAACATATCACAGGCTGCTCCAACACCTGTGGTACAGTATGGCCATCAAAAGCAGCAA AATTTCAACTTCTTGTCCTTGTCAGCAGGAAGTAATGGGTTAAAGCtcgaaaataattataataaaataggaAGTATGTTGGAACCATTATCAAAATTGCAAGTGCCTTATTTACAGTCACTAGCACCTCTGCATGGGGGCATACCAATTCCTGCTGTTCAGAGACAGTATGCCTCAACTTCTTACCTTGATCAGCTTTCTGTTGCAGGACCAGAG GTTCGGTTGCAGCAACCTCATTATTTTGGTAACCCGTTATACGGAACTCATTATGGTTCAACAGTCTCACATAAACAACAAGAGCACCAAAGCTTCTGGGGGGTGCAACAAGCAGAACAAGGTAGGTCTACagtaaatttcaatattttgaggACTCAATATCCTAATTGGCAAAGTGGAAGGCATGACTCTTCTGCATTGAGTCCATGTGCCCAAGCCATCCTTCCTTGTTCCCCTGCATCACAAGAAATATTTGGATCCAAGATCACTTCAATCTCTGGGCAACAGAAGCAGCTACTTGCCCCCTTCCAAGACAAATGGACTAGACCTTCGTCATCTCCCTTCATTATGTGA